In the genome of Amaranthus tricolor cultivar Red isolate AtriRed21 chromosome 15, ASM2621246v1, whole genome shotgun sequence, one region contains:
- the LOC130801590 gene encoding phosphomethylethanolamine N-methyltransferase-like encodes MGSQTTSADLEVLSLLPSYEGKTVLAIGEGIVHLTGELAKKAGEVLAVEFTGSITNETENNVKFISVDVSSPSLDISPGTIDLIFANSLFAHLSDNEVEKMVQSIAKWLKPGGFICFVETCLNNTANQGQNNLIHCCDPKYYSKVFKECRVKDESGNSYELSVVGGKCHENKICWKWQKVGSEEDKGFQQFLDTVQYKARGILRYERIFGSGFVSTGGIETTREFVSKLDLKPGQKVLDVGCGIGGGNFYMAEKYNVEVVGIDLSINMISIALERAVGLNHAVEFAVADCTTVTYPDNSFDVIYSRDTILHIQDKPALFRSFYKWLKPGGKVLITDYCRSAGTPSPEFAAYIKQRGYDLHDVQAYGQMLRDAGFDEVIAEDRTDQFLKVLEKELAAVEKEKERFIADFSEEDYNDIVGGWKSKLVRSSSGEQRWGLFIAEKATKN; translated from the exons ATGGGTTCTCAAACCACTTCTGCTGATCTTGAG GTCCTTTCTTTGCTTCCATCTTATGAAGGAAAGACGGTACTAGCTATAGGCGAGGGCATTGTTCATCTTACCGGTGAATTAGCCAAGAAGGCTGGCGAGGTTTTAGCTGTCGAATTTACTGGAAGCATAACAAATGAG ACCGAAAACAATGTGAAGTTCATTTCGGTTGATGTATCATCTCCCAGTCTAGACATTTCACCGGGAACCATCGATCTGATTTTCGCTAATTCATTGTTTGCGCATCTCTCTGACAATGAG GTTGAAAAAATGGTTCAAAGCATTGCGAAATGGTTGAAACCAGGGGGCTTCATATGCTTCGTCGAAACTTGTTTGAATAACACCGCAAATCAGGGCCAAAACAACTTGATCCACTGTTGTGATCCTAAGTACTACTCGAAG GTGTTTAAAGAATGTCGCGTGAAAGATGAATCTGGGAACTCTTATGAGCTCTCCGTAGTTGGTGGCAAATGCCACGAAAACAAG ATTTGCTGGAAATGGCAGAAAGTTGGTTCCGAGGAAGACAAAGGGTTCCAACAGTTTCTAGATACTGTCCAATACAAAGCTAGAGGCATTCTCCGTTATGAGCGTATCTTTGGGTCTGGTTTTGTGAGCACTGGAGGGATTG AAACAACAAGAGAATTTGTGTCGAAACTTGACCTGAAGCCTGGACAGAAGGTTCTAGATGTGGGTTGTGGCATAGGTGGAGGCAACTTTTACATGGCCGAGAAGTACAATGTTGAGGTTGTGGGAATTGATCTATCCATCAATATGATCTCCATTGCTCTCGAGCGTGCTGTTGGGCTCAATCATGCTGTCGAATTTGCAGTCGCTGACTGTACTACCGTAACTTATCCAGACAACTCTTTCGATGTGATCTACAGCCGTGATACCATTCTCCACATTCAG GATAAACCTGCATTATTCAGATCATTTTACAAATGGTTGAAACCAGGAGGCAAAGTTCTAATTACTGATTACTGCAGAAGTGCTGGTACACCCTCCCCTGAATTTGCAGCTTATATTAAGCAGAGGGGATATGATCTTCATGATGTGCAGGCATATGGCCAG ATGCTAAGAGATGCTGGATTTGATGAAGTTATTGCAGAAGATAGGACTGATCAG TTCCTGAAAGTTCTAGAAAAGGAACTAGCTGCAGTcgagaaagaaaaggaaagattCATTGCAGACTTCTCGGAG GAGGACTACAATGACATAGTTGGTGGTTGGAAGTCGAAGTTGGTGAGGAGTTCATCGGGTGAGCAGCGATGGGGCTTGTTCATAGCCGAGAAAGCGACAAAAAACTGA
- the LOC130801493 gene encoding peptidyl serine alpha-galactosyltransferase-like isoform X1 yields the protein MEKIVILIVYLGLISAFVFAKGYNVREAPWRIHTLFSTECNNYFDWQTVGIMHSYRKSNHSGPITRLLSCTEEEKKHYKGFDLAPTMEVPSMSRHPGTGDWYPAINKPAGIVHWLKYSEDAKNVDWVVILDADMIIRGPIIPWELGAEKGRPVAQYYDYLIGCDNILAELHTKHPELCDKVGGLLVYHIDDLRAMAPFWLSKTEEVREDRAHWATNITGDVYGKGWISEMYGYSFGAAEVGLRHKISDDLMIYPGYVPREGVEPILLHYGLPFTVGNWSFTKFNHREDGIVYDCGRLFPKPPYPEEVMILETHPGIRRGLMLSIECMNMLNEALVLHHTARGCPKPKLSRYISFLKSKTFKELTQPKVPGHINWLSKDVYNKQEIVGEISKPYPKIHTVFSAECNSYFDWQTVGLMHSFRLSGQPGNITRLLSCTEEDLKHYKGYDLAPTHYVPSMSVHPLTGDRYPAINKPAGIVHWIHHAHIDAEYIVILDADMIMRGTVTPWEFKAAHGRPVAAPYNYLIGCDNILAKLHTRNPEACDKVGGVIIMHIDDLRKMSLYWLLKTQEVRADTEHYATEITGDIYQSGWISEMYGYSFGAAELNLRHRIDGSLMMYPGYGPQLGINYRVFHYGLDFKVGNWRFDKGNWKNTDLVRTCWAKFPDPPDPITLDRTDEDAYNRDLLSIECARTLNEALYLHHKRRNCPDPNILVTLDEVGNKETIHRNEYNANESSDSSELQNSPQSDELNFFGILVALLGVVLFLGVLLLIVRAFVGDKKRKRKGT from the exons ATGGAGAAAATTGTGATCTTGATTGtatatttgggtttaatttCAGCATTTGTGTTTGCAAAAGGGTATAATGTTAGGGAAGCTCCATGGAGAATCCACACATTGTTCTCAACAGAATGCAACAATTACTTTGATTGGCAAACTGTTGGGATTATGCATAGTTACCGGAAATCGAACCATTCCGGGCCTATTACTCGACTTCTAAGCTGCACAGAAGAAGAGAAGAAACATTATAAAGGGTTTGACTTAGCTCCCACTATGGAGGTTCCTTCAATGAGCAGGCACCCAGGAACTGGTGACTG GTATCCTGCAATTAACAAGCCTGCTGGAATTGTGCATTGGCTCAAGTATAGCGAGGATGCCAAGAATGTTGACTGGGTTGTGATTTTAGATGCTGACATGATCATCCGAGGTCCAATAATTCCTTGGGAACTAGGTGCTGAGAAAGGCAGGCCTGTTGCTCAATATTACGA TTATTTGATTGGATGTGACAACATCCTGGCGGAATTGCATACAAAGCACCCCGAGCTATGTGACAAGGTAGGGGGTTTGTTGGTTTATCATATAGATGATCTCAGAGCCATGGCTCCTTTTTGGCTCTCGAAAACTGAAGAAGTGCGTGAAGATAGGGCTCACTGGGCTACAAACATTACTGGTGATGTATATGGAAAGGGATGGATCAGTGAAATGTATGGTTATTCGTTTGGTGCTGCAGAA GTTGGACTTCGTCATAAAATTTCTGATGACTTGATGATTTATCCGGGCTATGTTCCTAGAGAGGGTGTTGAACCCATTCTTTTGCATTATGGCTTGCCATTCACAGTCGGGAACTGGTCTTTCACCAAATTTAATCACCGTGAAGATGGGATTGTTTATGACTGTGGACGCCTCTTTCCCAAACCGCCTTATCCAGAAGAG GTGATGATATTGGAAACTCATCCAGGCATTAGAAGAGGTCTAATGCTGAGCATAGAGTGCATGAACATGCTAAACGAAGCTTTGGTTCTTCATCATACTGCAAGAGGGTGCCCTAAACCAAAACTTTCGAGATATATAAGTTTCCTGAAGAGCAAGACATTTAAAGAGCTTACTCAACCAAAAGTTCCAGGTCACATTAACTGGCTAAGTAAAGACGTATATAACAAGCAAGAAATAGTTGGTGAAATTAGCAAACCATACCCAAAAATCCACACCGTCTTCTCCGCTGAATGCAACTCTTATTTTGATTGGCAAACTGTTGGCCTTATGCATAGCTTTCGTCTAAGTGGTCAGCCTGGCAATATCACTCGGCTTCTCAGTTGTACGGAAGAAGATCTAAAGCATTACAAGGGGTATGATTTAGCTCCAACCCATTATGTTCCTTCAATGAGCGTACATCCTTTGACGGGTGATAG GTACCCTGCAATCAACAAACCGGCTGGAATAGTACATTGGATTCATCATGCACATATAGATGCCGAATATATTGTAATTTTGGATGCCGATATGATCATGAGGGGCACAGTTACGCCATGGGAATTCAAAGCTGCCCATGGCCGCCCTGTTGCAGCTCCATATAA TTACTTGATTGGCTGTGACAATATACTTGCAAAGCTCCATACGCGTAATCCCGAAGCTTGTGACAAGGTTGGAGGTGTTATAATCATGCATATAGATGATCTTCGGAAGATGTCTCTCTATTGGCTTCTTAAAACCCAGGAGGTAAGAGCTGATACCGAACATTATGCTACCGAAATCACTGGAGACATATATCAATCTGGATGGATCAGTGAGATGTACGGCTACAGTTTTGGGGCAGCAGAG TTAAATTTACGGCATAGAATAGATGGCTCATTAATGATGTATCCGGGATATGGTCCTCAACTCGGCATAAATTACAGGGTTTTCCACTATGGTCTAGACTTTAAGGTCGGAAACTGGAGATTCGACAAGGGTAATTGGAAAAATACTGACTTGGTACGCACTTGCTGGGCTAAGTTTCCTGACCCTCCCGATCCTATAACTCTTGATAGAACCGATGAGGACGCATACAATAGGGATTTGCTAAGCATAGAATGTGCAAGAACTTTGAATGAAGCTCTTTATCTGCATCATAAACGAAGAAATTGTCCCGATCCCAACATATTGGTCACACTTGATGAGGTAGGAAACAAAGAAACGATACATAGAAACGAATATAATGCCAATGAAAGCAGTGACTCTTCAGAACTGCAAAATTCTCCTCAATCAGACGAACTCAACTTCTTCGGGATTTTGGTGGCGCTACTCGGGGTTGTTTTGTTCTTGGGTGTTTTGTTATTAATTGTGAGAGCATTTGTTGGTGATAAAAAACGGAAAAGAAAGGGTACATAA
- the LOC130801493 gene encoding peptidyl serine alpha-galactosyltransferase-like isoform X3: MIIRGPIIPWELGAEKGRPVAQYYDYLIGCDNILAELHTKHPELCDKVGGLLVYHIDDLRAMAPFWLSKTEEVREDRAHWATNITGDVYGKGWISEMYGYSFGAAEVGLRHKISDDLMIYPGYVPREGVEPILLHYGLPFTVGNWSFTKFNHREDGIVYDCGRLFPKPPYPEEVMILETHPGIRRGLMLSIECMNMLNEALVLHHTARGCPKPKLSRYISFLKSKTFKELTQPKVPGHINWLSKDVYNKQEIVGEISKPYPKIHTVFSAECNSYFDWQTVGLMHSFRLSGQPGNITRLLSCTEEDLKHYKGYDLAPTHYVPSMSVHPLTGDRYPAINKPAGIVHWIHHAHIDAEYIVILDADMIMRGTVTPWEFKAAHGRPVAAPYNYLIGCDNILAKLHTRNPEACDKVGGVIIMHIDDLRKMSLYWLLKTQEVRADTEHYATEITGDIYQSGWISEMYGYSFGAAELNLRHRIDGSLMMYPGYGPQLGINYRVFHYGLDFKVGNWRFDKGNWKNTDLVRTCWAKFPDPPDPITLDRTDEDAYNRDLLSIECARTLNEALYLHHKRRNCPDPNILVTLDEVGNKETIHRNEYNANESSDSSELQNSPQSDELNFFGILVALLGVVLFLGVLLLIVRAFVGDKKRKRKGT, translated from the exons ATGATCATCCGAGGTCCAATAATTCCTTGGGAACTAGGTGCTGAGAAAGGCAGGCCTGTTGCTCAATATTACGA TTATTTGATTGGATGTGACAACATCCTGGCGGAATTGCATACAAAGCACCCCGAGCTATGTGACAAGGTAGGGGGTTTGTTGGTTTATCATATAGATGATCTCAGAGCCATGGCTCCTTTTTGGCTCTCGAAAACTGAAGAAGTGCGTGAAGATAGGGCTCACTGGGCTACAAACATTACTGGTGATGTATATGGAAAGGGATGGATCAGTGAAATGTATGGTTATTCGTTTGGTGCTGCAGAA GTTGGACTTCGTCATAAAATTTCTGATGACTTGATGATTTATCCGGGCTATGTTCCTAGAGAGGGTGTTGAACCCATTCTTTTGCATTATGGCTTGCCATTCACAGTCGGGAACTGGTCTTTCACCAAATTTAATCACCGTGAAGATGGGATTGTTTATGACTGTGGACGCCTCTTTCCCAAACCGCCTTATCCAGAAGAG GTGATGATATTGGAAACTCATCCAGGCATTAGAAGAGGTCTAATGCTGAGCATAGAGTGCATGAACATGCTAAACGAAGCTTTGGTTCTTCATCATACTGCAAGAGGGTGCCCTAAACCAAAACTTTCGAGATATATAAGTTTCCTGAAGAGCAAGACATTTAAAGAGCTTACTCAACCAAAAGTTCCAGGTCACATTAACTGGCTAAGTAAAGACGTATATAACAAGCAAGAAATAGTTGGTGAAATTAGCAAACCATACCCAAAAATCCACACCGTCTTCTCCGCTGAATGCAACTCTTATTTTGATTGGCAAACTGTTGGCCTTATGCATAGCTTTCGTCTAAGTGGTCAGCCTGGCAATATCACTCGGCTTCTCAGTTGTACGGAAGAAGATCTAAAGCATTACAAGGGGTATGATTTAGCTCCAACCCATTATGTTCCTTCAATGAGCGTACATCCTTTGACGGGTGATAG GTACCCTGCAATCAACAAACCGGCTGGAATAGTACATTGGATTCATCATGCACATATAGATGCCGAATATATTGTAATTTTGGATGCCGATATGATCATGAGGGGCACAGTTACGCCATGGGAATTCAAAGCTGCCCATGGCCGCCCTGTTGCAGCTCCATATAA TTACTTGATTGGCTGTGACAATATACTTGCAAAGCTCCATACGCGTAATCCCGAAGCTTGTGACAAGGTTGGAGGTGTTATAATCATGCATATAGATGATCTTCGGAAGATGTCTCTCTATTGGCTTCTTAAAACCCAGGAGGTAAGAGCTGATACCGAACATTATGCTACCGAAATCACTGGAGACATATATCAATCTGGATGGATCAGTGAGATGTACGGCTACAGTTTTGGGGCAGCAGAG TTAAATTTACGGCATAGAATAGATGGCTCATTAATGATGTATCCGGGATATGGTCCTCAACTCGGCATAAATTACAGGGTTTTCCACTATGGTCTAGACTTTAAGGTCGGAAACTGGAGATTCGACAAGGGTAATTGGAAAAATACTGACTTGGTACGCACTTGCTGGGCTAAGTTTCCTGACCCTCCCGATCCTATAACTCTTGATAGAACCGATGAGGACGCATACAATAGGGATTTGCTAAGCATAGAATGTGCAAGAACTTTGAATGAAGCTCTTTATCTGCATCATAAACGAAGAAATTGTCCCGATCCCAACATATTGGTCACACTTGATGAGGTAGGAAACAAAGAAACGATACATAGAAACGAATATAATGCCAATGAAAGCAGTGACTCTTCAGAACTGCAAAATTCTCCTCAATCAGACGAACTCAACTTCTTCGGGATTTTGGTGGCGCTACTCGGGGTTGTTTTGTTCTTGGGTGTTTTGTTATTAATTGTGAGAGCATTTGTTGGTGATAAAAAACGGAAAAGAAAGGGTACATAA
- the LOC130801713 gene encoding GDSL esterase/lipase At5g37690 codes for MELSYKMILALFLASRLVEMAVLATTTNENELVTFVFGDSLTEVGNNNYLQYSLAKSNYPWYGIDFLGGKSTGRFTNGRTIGDIISAKLGIQSPPPYLSLSPNDDKLLEGVNYASGGAGILNDTGLYFLQRLSFDDQINSFGNTTLAIKAKVGKEAANELLNKAVYFVGIGSNDYVNNYLQPFMVAGQEYSHDEFVDVLTVTLEQQLVKLHQLGARKVIFHGLGPLGCIPSQRVKSRKGMCLTEVNKWAQQFNFKVQKLVLNLNNRLTDANFVFADTYQHVLDLITNPQSFGFKVSNTSCCNVDTSIGGLCLPNAKVCKNRKDYVFWDAFHPSDAANAVLAEKLFTSLFPNATTNTKKPSIRKALRHP; via the exons ATGGAGTTGTCTTATAAAATGATTTTAGCTCTTTTTTTAGCTTCACGCTTAGTCGAGATGGCGGTTTTGGCCACGACAACAAACGAGAACGAATTAGTGACGTTCGTGTTTGGTGATTCTTTGACTGAAGTTGGCAATAACAATTACTTACAGTATTCACTTGCCAAGTCTAATTATCCTTGGTATGGTATTGATTTTCTGGGAGGGAAATCAACCGGAAGGTTTACTAATGGAAGAACTATCGGCGatataatat CTGCGAAACTTGGGATTCAGTCTCCTCCACCGTACCTGTCTTTGTCTCCAAATGATGATAAGTTGCTCGAAGGTGTAAATTATGCATCAGGAGGTGCTGGAATTCTTAATGATACGGGACTTTATTTC TTACAACGACTGTCGTTTGACGATCAAATTAATAGTTTTGGGAACACAACACTAGCTATTAAGGCAAAGGTTGGGAAAGAAGCTGCTAATGAGCTTCTAAATAAAGCTGTTTACTTTGTTGGCATAG GAAGTAACGATTATGTTAACAATTACTTGCAGCCCTTTATGGTAGCAGGACAGGAGTATTCGCACGATGAATTCGTGGACGTTTTAACGGTCACGTTAGAGCAACAACTTGTG AAGCTCCACCAACTGGGCGCACGCAAGGTGATCTTCCATGGTCTTGGTCCTCTAGGTTGCATACCATCTCAAAGAGTGAAATCTAGGAAAGGGATGTGCTTAACCGAAGTAAACAAATGGGCACAACAATTCAACTTTAAAGTCCAAAAATTGGTCCTCAATTTAAACAATCGCCTCACTGATGCAAATTTCGTATTTGCTGATACCTACCAACATGTTCTTGATCTCATCACAAACCCACAATCATTCG GTTTCAAAGTATCCAACACATCGTGCTGTAACGTTGATACATCAATAGGAGGACTATGCTTGCCAAATGCAAAAGTGTGTAAAAACAGAAAGGATTATGTCTTCTGGGATGCTTTTCATCCATCAGATGCAGCTAATGCTGTATTAGCTGAAAAGCTCTTCACCAGTCTATTTCCTAATGCTACTACCAATACAAAAAAGCCTTCTATCAGGAAGGCACTCCGACATCCATGA
- the LOC130801493 gene encoding peptidyl serine alpha-galactosyltransferase-like isoform X2, producing the protein MHSYRKSNHSGPITRLLSCTEEEKKHYKGFDLAPTMEVPSMSRHPGTGDWYPAINKPAGIVHWLKYSEDAKNVDWVVILDADMIIRGPIIPWELGAEKGRPVAQYYDYLIGCDNILAELHTKHPELCDKVGGLLVYHIDDLRAMAPFWLSKTEEVREDRAHWATNITGDVYGKGWISEMYGYSFGAAEVGLRHKISDDLMIYPGYVPREGVEPILLHYGLPFTVGNWSFTKFNHREDGIVYDCGRLFPKPPYPEEVMILETHPGIRRGLMLSIECMNMLNEALVLHHTARGCPKPKLSRYISFLKSKTFKELTQPKVPGHINWLSKDVYNKQEIVGEISKPYPKIHTVFSAECNSYFDWQTVGLMHSFRLSGQPGNITRLLSCTEEDLKHYKGYDLAPTHYVPSMSVHPLTGDRYPAINKPAGIVHWIHHAHIDAEYIVILDADMIMRGTVTPWEFKAAHGRPVAAPYNYLIGCDNILAKLHTRNPEACDKVGGVIIMHIDDLRKMSLYWLLKTQEVRADTEHYATEITGDIYQSGWISEMYGYSFGAAELNLRHRIDGSLMMYPGYGPQLGINYRVFHYGLDFKVGNWRFDKGNWKNTDLVRTCWAKFPDPPDPITLDRTDEDAYNRDLLSIECARTLNEALYLHHKRRNCPDPNILVTLDEVGNKETIHRNEYNANESSDSSELQNSPQSDELNFFGILVALLGVVLFLGVLLLIVRAFVGDKKRKRKGT; encoded by the exons ATGCATAGTTACCGGAAATCGAACCATTCCGGGCCTATTACTCGACTTCTAAGCTGCACAGAAGAAGAGAAGAAACATTATAAAGGGTTTGACTTAGCTCCCACTATGGAGGTTCCTTCAATGAGCAGGCACCCAGGAACTGGTGACTG GTATCCTGCAATTAACAAGCCTGCTGGAATTGTGCATTGGCTCAAGTATAGCGAGGATGCCAAGAATGTTGACTGGGTTGTGATTTTAGATGCTGACATGATCATCCGAGGTCCAATAATTCCTTGGGAACTAGGTGCTGAGAAAGGCAGGCCTGTTGCTCAATATTACGA TTATTTGATTGGATGTGACAACATCCTGGCGGAATTGCATACAAAGCACCCCGAGCTATGTGACAAGGTAGGGGGTTTGTTGGTTTATCATATAGATGATCTCAGAGCCATGGCTCCTTTTTGGCTCTCGAAAACTGAAGAAGTGCGTGAAGATAGGGCTCACTGGGCTACAAACATTACTGGTGATGTATATGGAAAGGGATGGATCAGTGAAATGTATGGTTATTCGTTTGGTGCTGCAGAA GTTGGACTTCGTCATAAAATTTCTGATGACTTGATGATTTATCCGGGCTATGTTCCTAGAGAGGGTGTTGAACCCATTCTTTTGCATTATGGCTTGCCATTCACAGTCGGGAACTGGTCTTTCACCAAATTTAATCACCGTGAAGATGGGATTGTTTATGACTGTGGACGCCTCTTTCCCAAACCGCCTTATCCAGAAGAG GTGATGATATTGGAAACTCATCCAGGCATTAGAAGAGGTCTAATGCTGAGCATAGAGTGCATGAACATGCTAAACGAAGCTTTGGTTCTTCATCATACTGCAAGAGGGTGCCCTAAACCAAAACTTTCGAGATATATAAGTTTCCTGAAGAGCAAGACATTTAAAGAGCTTACTCAACCAAAAGTTCCAGGTCACATTAACTGGCTAAGTAAAGACGTATATAACAAGCAAGAAATAGTTGGTGAAATTAGCAAACCATACCCAAAAATCCACACCGTCTTCTCCGCTGAATGCAACTCTTATTTTGATTGGCAAACTGTTGGCCTTATGCATAGCTTTCGTCTAAGTGGTCAGCCTGGCAATATCACTCGGCTTCTCAGTTGTACGGAAGAAGATCTAAAGCATTACAAGGGGTATGATTTAGCTCCAACCCATTATGTTCCTTCAATGAGCGTACATCCTTTGACGGGTGATAG GTACCCTGCAATCAACAAACCGGCTGGAATAGTACATTGGATTCATCATGCACATATAGATGCCGAATATATTGTAATTTTGGATGCCGATATGATCATGAGGGGCACAGTTACGCCATGGGAATTCAAAGCTGCCCATGGCCGCCCTGTTGCAGCTCCATATAA TTACTTGATTGGCTGTGACAATATACTTGCAAAGCTCCATACGCGTAATCCCGAAGCTTGTGACAAGGTTGGAGGTGTTATAATCATGCATATAGATGATCTTCGGAAGATGTCTCTCTATTGGCTTCTTAAAACCCAGGAGGTAAGAGCTGATACCGAACATTATGCTACCGAAATCACTGGAGACATATATCAATCTGGATGGATCAGTGAGATGTACGGCTACAGTTTTGGGGCAGCAGAG TTAAATTTACGGCATAGAATAGATGGCTCATTAATGATGTATCCGGGATATGGTCCTCAACTCGGCATAAATTACAGGGTTTTCCACTATGGTCTAGACTTTAAGGTCGGAAACTGGAGATTCGACAAGGGTAATTGGAAAAATACTGACTTGGTACGCACTTGCTGGGCTAAGTTTCCTGACCCTCCCGATCCTATAACTCTTGATAGAACCGATGAGGACGCATACAATAGGGATTTGCTAAGCATAGAATGTGCAAGAACTTTGAATGAAGCTCTTTATCTGCATCATAAACGAAGAAATTGTCCCGATCCCAACATATTGGTCACACTTGATGAGGTAGGAAACAAAGAAACGATACATAGAAACGAATATAATGCCAATGAAAGCAGTGACTCTTCAGAACTGCAAAATTCTCCTCAATCAGACGAACTCAACTTCTTCGGGATTTTGGTGGCGCTACTCGGGGTTGTTTTGTTCTTGGGTGTTTTGTTATTAATTGTGAGAGCATTTGTTGGTGATAAAAAACGGAAAAGAAAGGGTACATAA